In Nocardia asteroides, the following proteins share a genomic window:
- a CDS encoding SAM-dependent methyltransferase — protein sequence MSHSSAYPSSVPVGVDTTRASIARVYDAALNGKDNYEVDRAVLDQVRTVAPQVNDLAWANRDFLIRVCRFLARAGVDQYLDLGSGLPTAENTHQVVQRVNPGSRVVYVDNDPSVLVHAQALLANNSRTRIAEADIFRPLEVLGNTAVRAELDFTRPLALLHIGTLHHYLGEDAPALMQTYIDALPSGSFVAIAHFHDPQTPEYSELARKMEEKFIHSPMGSGRFRTRSEIQAMFGDLDMITPGLVRCDDWWPDGPHLTPLTDVRHCIVGGVGRKP from the coding sequence ATGTCGCACTCTTCCGCCTACCCCAGCTCCGTTCCGGTCGGGGTGGACACCACGCGCGCCAGCATCGCGCGCGTCTACGACGCCGCGCTCAACGGCAAGGACAACTACGAGGTCGACCGCGCGGTGCTGGACCAGGTCCGCACCGTCGCGCCGCAGGTCAACGACCTGGCCTGGGCCAACCGGGATTTCCTGATCCGGGTGTGCCGGTTCCTGGCCCGGGCCGGTGTCGACCAGTACCTCGACCTCGGGTCCGGCCTGCCCACCGCCGAGAACACCCACCAGGTGGTGCAGCGGGTCAACCCGGGGTCGCGGGTGGTCTACGTCGACAACGATCCGTCGGTGCTGGTGCACGCGCAGGCGCTGCTGGCCAACAACAGCCGCACCCGCATCGCCGAGGCCGACATCTTCCGCCCGCTCGAGGTCCTCGGCAACACCGCCGTCCGCGCCGAACTCGACTTCACCCGTCCGCTGGCCCTGCTCCACATCGGCACCCTGCACCACTACCTGGGCGAGGACGCCCCCGCCCTGATGCAGACCTACATCGACGCCTTACCCTCGGGCTCGTTCGTCGCGATCGCCCACTTCCATGACCCACAGACTCCCGAATACAGCGAACTGGCCCGCAAAATGGAGGAGAAGTTCATCCACAGCCCGATGGGCAGCGGCCGCTTCCGCACCAGATCCGAAATCCAGGCCATGTTCGGCGATCTCGACATGATCACCCCCGGCCTGGTCCGCTGCGACGACTGGTGGCCCGACGGCCCCCACCTCACCCCCCTCACCGACGTCCGCCACTGCATCGTCGGCGGCGTCGGCCGCAAGCCCTGA
- a CDS encoding fatty acid desaturase, translating into MTIDDRPDEAERELPPPPGPGGRPPVNNVWVYNGRAYDLSDWISKHPGGEFFIGRTKNRDITSIIGSYHRDPEKIARMIERYSLDRAATPEDIHPKNNAPDFLFKEGFNSWDDTPKYAFDDKNDLLHKIKARIKEPELAARLKRMDRVFDIVVAFLIFAYFAVQGLRLWDTSWMPLPVFVIAMVLLRSSLAGFGHYAIHRAQKGLNKYAVNAFDMNYVALSFVTADGHALLHHPHTQSEVDIKKNVFTMMMQVPRLYRVPVHTVHKFGHLLTGMIIRLLDVCRLTRKVGIKDMYGTWGGALPHFIGSFGVRFLLVAEFVVFTVAGDFWAWALQFVITLWISTFMVVASHDFEVPTEELHTETEDWAVNQLEQAYDLTVVGNKYVDCFLSAGLSSHRVHHVLPFQRSGFANIASEDVVREESAKFGVEWLPAKSFFGDRFPKLCRTYLLAPSREAEENRWGFVREHCAPTALKTCVTYTVQGFTGIGTV; encoded by the coding sequence ATGACGATCGATGATCGACCTGATGAAGCGGAGCGCGAGCTCCCGCCACCGCCGGGCCCCGGGGGTCGGCCTCCCGTCAACAATGTCTGGGTCTATAACGGCAGAGCCTACGACCTGAGTGACTGGATCTCCAAGCATCCGGGCGGTGAATTCTTCATCGGGCGTACGAAGAACCGTGACATCACCTCGATCATCGGTTCCTACCACCGTGATCCGGAAAAAATCGCGCGCATGATCGAGCGTTACAGTCTCGATCGCGCTGCCACCCCGGAGGACATCCACCCGAAGAACAACGCGCCCGACTTCCTGTTCAAGGAAGGCTTCAACAGCTGGGACGACACCCCCAAGTACGCCTTCGACGACAAGAACGACCTGCTGCACAAGATCAAGGCCCGGATCAAGGAGCCCGAACTGGCCGCCCGCCTGAAGCGGATGGACCGGGTGTTCGACATCGTCGTGGCGTTCCTGATCTTCGCCTACTTCGCGGTGCAGGGCCTGCGGCTGTGGGACACCAGCTGGATGCCGTTGCCGGTCTTCGTGATCGCGATGGTGCTGCTGCGCAGTTCGCTGGCCGGGTTCGGTCACTACGCGATCCACCGGGCGCAGAAGGGGCTCAACAAGTACGCGGTGAACGCGTTCGACATGAACTATGTCGCACTGTCTTTCGTCACCGCCGACGGCCACGCGCTGCTGCACCACCCGCACACCCAGAGTGAAGTCGACATCAAGAAGAACGTCTTCACGATGATGATGCAGGTGCCGCGCCTGTACCGGGTGCCGGTGCACACGGTGCACAAGTTCGGGCATCTGCTGACCGGCATGATCATCCGCCTGCTCGACGTCTGCCGGCTCACCCGCAAGGTCGGCATCAAGGACATGTACGGCACCTGGGGTGGCGCGCTGCCGCACTTCATCGGGTCGTTCGGCGTCCGGTTCCTGCTGGTGGCCGAGTTCGTGGTGTTCACCGTGGCCGGCGACTTCTGGGCCTGGGCACTGCAATTCGTGATCACGCTGTGGATCAGCACCTTCATGGTGGTGGCCAGCCACGATTTCGAGGTGCCCACCGAGGAACTGCACACCGAGACCGAGGACTGGGCGGTCAACCAGCTCGAGCAGGCCTACGACCTGACCGTCGTCGGCAACAAGTACGTCGACTGCTTCCTCTCCGCGGGCCTCAGCTCGCACCGGGTGCATCACGTGCTGCCGTTCCAGCGCAGTGGTTTCGCCAATATCGCCTCCGAGGACGTGGTGCGCGAGGAATCGGCGAAGTTCGGTGTCGAATGGCTGCCCGCGAAGAGTTTCTTCGGAGATCGTTTCCCCAAGCTGTGCCGGACCTACCTGCTCGCGCCCTCGCGCGAGGCCGAGGAGAACCGGTGGGGATT
- a CDS encoding helix-turn-helix transcriptional regulator — protein MSGVVDVRSVRAERRAQLGAFLKSRRARIAPGDVGLLPGARRRTPGLRREEVAQLSGIGVTWYTWLEQGRPINASVQVLDAVARTLCLDPVEKAHLYRLADVPTVPQSAHQTAMPPGLPAILEQLSPLPAALLSAKYDVLAHNDAYAALCPRFVEGERNVLRRVFLTPECCNPYEHSDDDLRRMVAYLRGAYVRHLDDPQWQGLVAELCGASPLFARLWASNDVAVPVNVVKIIQHLAVGSIAMHMTSMSLPVIEGAWMQIFTPVDEAATATMSALLAMTDEERRRPFADHLARYHAAV, from the coding sequence ATGAGTGGAGTGGTCGACGTGCGTTCGGTGCGCGCCGAGCGCAGGGCCCAGCTCGGCGCGTTCCTGAAGTCGCGGCGGGCCAGGATCGCGCCCGGCGATGTGGGCCTGCTGCCGGGAGCACGCAGGCGTACACCGGGATTGCGTCGGGAGGAGGTCGCGCAGCTGTCGGGGATCGGGGTCACCTGGTACACCTGGCTCGAGCAGGGGCGGCCGATCAATGCCAGTGTGCAGGTGCTGGACGCGGTCGCGCGGACGCTGTGCCTGGATCCGGTGGAGAAGGCGCACCTGTACCGGCTCGCCGACGTCCCGACGGTCCCGCAATCGGCGCATCAGACGGCCATGCCACCGGGCCTGCCCGCGATTCTGGAGCAGCTCTCGCCGCTGCCCGCTGCCCTGCTCAGCGCGAAATACGATGTGCTGGCGCACAACGACGCCTACGCTGCCCTGTGCCCGCGCTTCGTCGAGGGCGAGCGCAACGTGCTGCGCCGGGTGTTCCTCACGCCGGAGTGCTGCAACCCGTACGAGCACAGTGACGACGACCTGCGCCGGATGGTCGCCTACCTGCGCGGTGCCTACGTCCGTCACCTCGACGATCCGCAGTGGCAGGGCCTGGTCGCGGAACTGTGCGGGGCGAGCCCGCTGTTCGCGCGATTGTGGGCCAGCAACGACGTGGCCGTGCCGGTCAACGTCGTCAAGATCATCCAGCACCTGGCGGTCGGCTCGATCGCGATGCACATGACGAGCATGTCGCTGCCGGTGATCGAAGGCGCCTGGATGCAGATCTTCACCCCCGTCGACGAGGCGGCGACCGCGACGATGTCGGCGCTGCTCGCGATGACCGACGAGGAACGTCGCCGGCCCTTCGCCGATCACCTCGCGCGGTACCACGCGGCGGTCTGA
- a CDS encoding LppX_LprAFG lipoprotein: protein MTPHPAPRSRFARRSGITAVVAAAALCAALVTGCTKDDSTTTAAPPTGALPDGAQIVKESAKTTQTLRTVHLKIDVDNLPNLPVETVSADVTNETQGSGAAMGEAKVKLKPEAEFTESKFLVVDKVLYTQAGGRYVPAGPAEKVYDPGVILDKDKGIANVIANVQNPKTEGREVIDGINTVKVTGTIDAAVIDPIVPRVGENAGTMPITLWIQDTAPPASDSTKPSDAASTGEGPNLVRAVVKKDQGEVTVGLSNWAKPVNIVKPAG, encoded by the coding sequence ATGACACCGCACCCCGCCCCCCGGAGCCGCTTCGCGCGGCGCTCCGGCATCACCGCGGTCGTCGCGGCCGCCGCCCTCTGCGCGGCCCTCGTGACCGGCTGCACCAAGGACGACAGCACCACCACGGCCGCACCGCCTACCGGTGCGCTGCCCGACGGCGCGCAGATCGTCAAGGAGTCGGCGAAGACCACGCAGACCCTGCGCACCGTGCACCTGAAGATCGACGTGGACAACCTGCCGAACCTGCCGGTGGAGACCGTGTCGGCCGACGTCACCAACGAGACCCAGGGCTCGGGCGCCGCGATGGGCGAAGCCAAGGTGAAGCTCAAGCCGGAGGCCGAGTTCACCGAGTCGAAGTTCCTCGTGGTGGACAAGGTGCTCTACACCCAGGCCGGTGGCCGCTACGTGCCCGCGGGCCCGGCGGAGAAGGTCTATGATCCGGGCGTCATTCTGGACAAGGACAAGGGCATCGCGAATGTGATCGCCAACGTCCAGAACCCGAAGACCGAGGGCCGCGAGGTCATCGACGGCATCAACACCGTCAAGGTCACCGGCACCATCGACGCCGCCGTCATCGACCCGATCGTGCCGCGCGTCGGCGAGAACGCGGGCACCATGCCGATCACCCTGTGGATCCAGGACACCGCGCCGCCCGCCTCGGATTCGACCAAGCCCTCCGACGCCGCCTCCACCGGCGAGGGCCCGAATCTCGTTCGCGCCGTGGTGAAGAAGGACCAGGGCGAGGTCACCGTCGGGCTGTCCAACTGGGCCAAGCCGGTGAACATCGTCAAGCCCGCCGGCTGA
- a CDS encoding SDR family oxidoreductase, whose protein sequence is MRIAVIGAGGRIGREVVDVLKDRGDEVVEITRSAGIDVRTGHGLATALAGVDAVIDAVNATTTETAAVTEFFRTVARTVHEAAAAAGVRRIAVVSIIGIDDFTAGHYAGKLAHERAYREGPVPVRILRAAQFHEFTEMMLDWTTVGDRAEIPAYRAQLVAARTVAEHLADLARTDGPDLVEIAGPQQWRLAEAVALIAARRGGPAQVVEVLDTADPDHRLQADGALLPGPKAIIAGPAFTEWLDGR, encoded by the coding sequence ATGCGTATCGCAGTGATCGGTGCCGGTGGGCGGATCGGCCGCGAGGTGGTCGACGTGCTGAAGGACCGCGGCGACGAGGTCGTCGAGATCACCCGCTCGGCGGGCATCGACGTCCGGACCGGGCACGGCCTGGCCACCGCCCTGGCCGGCGTCGACGCGGTGATCGACGCGGTCAACGCCACCACCACCGAGACCGCCGCGGTGACGGAGTTCTTCCGCACCGTGGCCCGCACCGTGCACGAGGCCGCCGCCGCGGCGGGCGTGCGGCGCATCGCGGTCGTCTCGATCATCGGCATCGACGACTTCACCGCCGGGCACTACGCGGGCAAGCTGGCCCACGAACGCGCCTACCGAGAAGGACCGGTGCCGGTGCGCATCCTGCGGGCCGCGCAGTTCCACGAGTTCACCGAGATGATGCTGGACTGGACCACCGTCGGCGACCGCGCCGAAATACCCGCCTACCGCGCGCAACTGGTCGCGGCCAGGACCGTCGCCGAACACCTCGCCGACCTGGCCCGCACCGACGGCCCGGACCTGGTGGAGATCGCCGGACCGCAGCAGTGGCGTCTCGCCGAAGCGGTCGCGCTGATCGCGGCGCGGCGCGGCGGGCCCGCACAGGTCGTGGAGGTGCTCGATACCGCCGATCCCGACCACCGGCTCCAGGCCGACGGCGCGTTGCTGCCGGGTCCGAAGGCGATCATCGCGGGACCCGCCTTCACCGAATGGCTCGACGGCCGCTGA